One genomic region from Microcella humidisoli encodes:
- a CDS encoding SGNH/GDSL hydrolase family protein, with protein sequence MPITSYAAIGDSYTEGMGDERPDGTPRGWADLVAAGLAHAAGGTIGYANLAIRGRLLAPILDEQLPAALALGPQLLSINGGGNDILRPSVSIEAVADRLVSAAERARATGAHVMIVSGGDPTRHIPLGRVFSRRGDALAVAARHRLVGTDVLFVDNWSDPQLPELRHWSVDRLHLNAQGHALAAANVLAALGVAIAPAPTAPDAADDVERPRTAEYWRRYVLPWIGRRLTGRSSGDHRRAKRPALEPFGPEQL encoded by the coding sequence GTGCCCATCACCTCGTACGCCGCGATCGGCGACAGCTACACCGAGGGGATGGGTGACGAGCGGCCCGACGGCACGCCGCGCGGCTGGGCCGACCTCGTCGCCGCGGGGCTCGCGCATGCCGCGGGCGGCACGATCGGCTACGCCAACCTCGCCATCCGCGGCCGGCTGCTCGCGCCCATCCTCGACGAGCAGCTGCCCGCTGCCCTCGCGCTCGGCCCCCAGCTGCTGAGCATCAACGGCGGCGGCAACGACATCCTGCGGCCCTCCGTCTCGATCGAGGCGGTCGCCGATCGCCTCGTCTCGGCAGCGGAGCGGGCGCGGGCGACCGGTGCGCACGTCATGATCGTGAGCGGCGGCGACCCCACCCGCCACATCCCGCTCGGCCGGGTCTTCTCGCGCCGCGGCGACGCGCTCGCCGTCGCCGCGCGGCACCGGCTGGTCGGCACCGACGTGCTCTTCGTCGACAACTGGAGCGACCCGCAGCTGCCCGAGCTGCGCCACTGGTCGGTCGATCGCTTGCACCTCAACGCGCAGGGGCACGCTCTCGCGGCCGCGAACGTGCTCGCCGCGCTCGGGGTCGCCATCGCCCCCGCGCCGACGGCGCCCGATGCCGCCGACGACGTCGAGCGCCCGCGCACCGCCGAGTACTGGCGGCGCTACGTGCTGCCCTGGATCGGGCGGCGGCTGACCGGGCGCTCGTCGGGCGATCACCGGCGGGCCAAGCGCCCGGCGCTCGAGCCCTTCGGCCCGGAGCAGCTCTGA
- a CDS encoding aspartate-semialdehyde dehydrogenase, with protein sequence MGSTVNIGVVGATGQVGAVVRQLLLERQYPVGELRFFASSRSAGTVIPWGDREIVVEDAETADPSGLDVAIFSAGATLSKAQAPRFAAAGVTVVDNSSGWRMDPDVPLVVSEVNPHAIDQAVTGIIANPNCTTMAAMPVLKVLDAEAGLQRLIVSTYQAVSGAGLAGGEELLEQANAVIVQDAMGLVHDGAAVEFPPPVKFPKNIAFNVIPQAGSFVDDGLGETDEEKKLRNESRKILELPELLVSGICVRVPVFTGHSLAINAEFARAISPERARELLADAPGVQLMDVPTPLDAAGADPSLVGRIRADEGVPGGRGLAMFISNDNLRKGAALNAVQIAELLAARLLTGTAA encoded by the coding sequence ATGGGTTCGACGGTCAACATCGGCGTCGTCGGCGCCACCGGCCAGGTCGGCGCGGTCGTGCGCCAGCTGCTGCTCGAGCGGCAGTACCCCGTCGGCGAGCTGCGCTTCTTCGCGAGTTCGCGCAGCGCGGGAACGGTCATCCCGTGGGGCGATCGCGAGATCGTCGTGGAGGATGCGGAGACGGCTGACCCGAGCGGGCTCGACGTCGCCATCTTCAGCGCGGGCGCCACGCTCAGCAAGGCGCAGGCCCCGCGGTTCGCGGCGGCAGGCGTCACCGTCGTCGACAACTCGAGCGGCTGGCGCATGGACCCTGACGTGCCGCTCGTCGTGAGCGAGGTCAACCCGCACGCGATCGACCAGGCCGTCACGGGCATCATCGCCAACCCCAACTGCACGACCATGGCCGCCATGCCCGTGCTCAAGGTGCTCGACGCCGAGGCGGGCCTGCAGCGCCTCATCGTCAGCACCTATCAGGCCGTCTCGGGCGCGGGACTCGCGGGCGGCGAAGAGCTGCTTGAGCAGGCCAATGCCGTCATCGTGCAAGACGCGATGGGCCTCGTGCACGACGGCGCCGCGGTCGAGTTCCCGCCGCCCGTGAAGTTCCCGAAGAACATCGCCTTCAACGTCATCCCCCAGGCCGGCTCGTTCGTCGACGACGGGCTCGGTGAGACCGATGAAGAGAAGAAGCTGCGCAACGAGTCGCGCAAGATCCTCGAGCTGCCCGAGCTGCTCGTGAGCGGCATCTGCGTGCGCGTGCCGGTCTTCACGGGTCACTCGCTCGCCATCAACGCCGAGTTCGCGCGCGCCATCAGCCCCGAGCGGGCGCGCGAGCTGCTGGCCGACGCACCGGGTGTTCAGCTGATGGATGTTCCCACCCCGCTCGACGCCGCCGGCGCTGATCCGAGTCTGGTGGGGCGCATCCGCGCCGACGAGGGTGTTCCCGGCGGTCGCGGGCTGGCGATGTTCATCAGCAACGACAACCTCCGCAAGGGCGCGGCCCTCAACGCCGTGCAGATCGCCGAGCTGCTGGCCGCACGGCTGCTGACCGGTACGGCCGCCTGA
- a CDS encoding aspartate kinase yields the protein MSLIVQKFGGSSVADAESIKRVAKRIVETRKAGNQVVVAVSAMGDTTDDLIDLAHQVAPLPDPREMDMLLTTGERISMALLAMAIKSMGHDARSFTGSQAGMITDARHGAARIVDVTPVRVQEALDEGAIAIVAGFQGFNRDSRDITTLGRGGSDTTAVALAAALGAEVCEIYTDVDGVFTADPRVVKKAHKISRVTSEEMLELAAAGAKVLHIRAVEFARRHGVTLHVRSSFSPNEGTWVVTPTEGEVMEEPIITGVAGDLSEAKITVVGVPDTPGMAADIFTIVAETGANIDMIVQNVSAAATSRTDISFTLPKTDGEKVMTALRAAQPGLGFESLAYDDQIGKLSVVGGGMRTSAGVSAQLFTALKDAGINMEMISTSEIRISVVMRADILHHALQIVHTAFGLDGEAEAVVYAGTGR from the coding sequence GTGAGCCTCATCGTGCAGAAGTTCGGCGGATCGTCGGTGGCCGACGCCGAGAGCATCAAGCGCGTGGCGAAGCGCATCGTCGAGACGCGCAAGGCCGGCAACCAGGTCGTCGTCGCCGTGAGCGCCATGGGCGACACGACCGACGACCTCATCGACCTCGCCCACCAGGTCGCGCCGCTGCCCGACCCGCGCGAGATGGACATGCTGCTCACGACCGGCGAGCGCATCTCGATGGCGCTGCTCGCGATGGCGATCAAGAGCATGGGCCACGATGCGCGGTCGTTCACGGGCAGCCAGGCCGGCATGATCACGGATGCCCGCCACGGCGCCGCCCGCATCGTCGACGTCACCCCGGTGCGCGTGCAGGAGGCGCTCGACGAGGGCGCCATCGCGATCGTGGCAGGCTTCCAGGGCTTCAACCGCGACAGTCGCGACATCACGACGCTCGGTCGCGGCGGCAGCGACACGACAGCCGTCGCCCTCGCCGCTGCGCTCGGCGCGGAGGTCTGCGAGATCTACACCGACGTCGACGGCGTGTTCACCGCCGACCCGCGCGTGGTGAAGAAGGCGCACAAGATCAGCCGCGTGACGTCGGAAGAGATGCTCGAGCTGGCCGCCGCGGGCGCGAAGGTGCTGCACATCCGCGCCGTCGAGTTCGCACGCCGGCACGGGGTCACGCTGCACGTGCGGTCGTCGTTCTCGCCCAATGAGGGCACCTGGGTCGTCACCCCGACAGAGGGAGAAGTTATGGAAGAGCCGATCATCACGGGCGTCGCCGGTGACCTGAGCGAGGCCAAGATCACGGTCGTCGGCGTGCCCGACACTCCCGGCATGGCCGCCGACATCTTCACGATCGTGGCCGAGACCGGCGCCAACATCGACATGATCGTGCAGAACGTGTCGGCCGCCGCCACGAGCCGCACCGACATCAGCTTCACGCTGCCCAAGACCGACGGCGAGAAGGTCATGACGGCGCTGCGCGCGGCGCAGCCCGGCCTCGGCTTCGAGTCGCTCGCCTACGACGACCAGATCGGCAAGCTCTCGGTCGTCGGCGGTGGCATGCGCACGAGCGCGGGCGTCTCGGCGCAACTGTTCACGGCGCTCAAGGATGCCGGCATCAACATGGAGATGATCAGCACCTCCGAGATCCGCATCTCGGTCGTCATGCGCGCCGACATCCTGCACCACGCCCTGCAGATCGTGCACACGGCATTCGGGCTCGACGGCGAGGCCGAGGCGGTCGTCTACGCGGGAACGGGGCGGTAG
- a CDS encoding TetR/AcrR family transcriptional regulator, with the protein MSAPTEPRRRGAAVETTVLDTTIALLAERGAAITVDDIAAASGVHKTTIYRRFETRERLVAAAIRRLGELEVPPVDASDPRAALEALAVSVAAALRSPRAGNILRAAIAASAATPELVALADEFFRDRYELAREPLQRLVDAGVIRRDLDAIIVWEQIVNPMHVRTLCGRSTGDDAARQLVELAVRGARP; encoded by the coding sequence GTGAGCGCCCCGACCGAGCCGCGTCGCCGCGGGGCCGCCGTCGAGACGACGGTGCTCGACACGACGATCGCGCTGCTTGCCGAGCGCGGCGCGGCCATCACGGTCGACGACATCGCCGCCGCGAGCGGCGTGCACAAGACCACGATCTACCGCCGCTTCGAGACGCGCGAACGGCTCGTCGCCGCCGCCATCCGACGCCTCGGTGAACTGGAGGTGCCGCCCGTCGACGCGTCCGACCCGCGCGCAGCACTCGAGGCACTTGCCGTCTCGGTCGCCGCCGCGCTGCGCAGCCCGCGCGCCGGCAACATCCTGCGGGCCGCGATCGCCGCCTCCGCGGCGACGCCCGAGCTCGTCGCACTCGCCGACGAGTTCTTCCGCGACCGCTACGAGCTCGCGCGCGAACCGCTGCAGCGGCTCGTCGACGCCGGCGTGATCCGCCGCGATCTCGACGCGATCATCGTGTGGGAGCAGATCGTCAACCCGATGCACGTTCGCACCCTGTGCGGTCGCAGCACCGGTGACGATGCCGCGCGGCAGCTCGTCGAGCTCGCGGTGCGCGGGGCCCGCCCGTGA
- a CDS encoding SRPBCC domain-containing protein has protein sequence MTPADSVTSSALRVEITTSIEIDRPAAEVWAALVDRDAYPQWNTFIRSWQGALALGERQTVRIEPTDSSGQTFRPRIVELEPGRLLVWLGRVGVPGVLDGRHRFEIVPIDANRSRLLHSEVLSGVLVPAFRRMLTVDTPAAFARMNTELAARVAA, from the coding sequence ATGACCCCCGCCGACTCCGTCACCTCGAGCGCCCTGCGCGTCGAGATCACGACCAGCATCGAGATCGACCGACCCGCCGCCGAGGTGTGGGCCGCGCTCGTCGATCGCGACGCCTACCCGCAGTGGAACACCTTCATCCGCTCGTGGCAGGGCGCGCTCGCGCTCGGCGAGCGTCAGACCGTGCGCATCGAGCCCACCGACTCGAGCGGCCAGACCTTCCGCCCCCGCATCGTCGAGCTCGAGCCCGGACGGCTGCTCGTGTGGCTCGGCCGCGTCGGAGTGCCCGGAGTTCTCGACGGCCGGCACCGCTTCGAGATCGTGCCGATCGACGCGAACCGCAGCCGCCTCCTCCACAGTGAGGTGCTGTCGGGGGTGCTCGTGCCCGCCTTCCGCCGCATGCTCACGGTCGACACCCCGGCCGCCTTCGCCCGCATGAACACCGAGCTCGCCGCGCGGGTCGCCGCGTGA
- the recR gene encoding recombination mediator RecR, with product MYDGIIQDLIDEFGRLPGIGPKSAQRIAFHILQTESFDVARLAQLLIDVREKVRFCEICGNVAEEAQCSICRDVRRSPTTICVVEEAKDVVAIERTREFRGLYHVLGGAISPIDGVGPDDLRIAQLLTRLRDGTVTEVIIATDPNLEGEATATYLSRLLVQPGLTVSRLASGLPVGGDLEYADEVTLGRAFEGRRTVER from the coding sequence GTGTACGACGGCATCATCCAAGACCTGATCGACGAGTTCGGTCGTCTGCCCGGCATCGGTCCGAAGTCGGCGCAGCGCATCGCCTTCCACATTCTGCAGACCGAGTCGTTCGACGTCGCGCGCCTGGCGCAGCTGCTCATCGACGTGCGCGAGAAGGTGCGCTTCTGCGAGATCTGCGGCAACGTCGCGGAAGAGGCGCAGTGCTCCATCTGCCGCGACGTGCGTCGCAGCCCGACGACGATCTGCGTCGTCGAAGAGGCGAAAGACGTCGTGGCGATCGAGCGCACGCGCGAGTTCCGCGGGCTGTACCACGTGCTCGGCGGAGCGATCAGCCCGATCGACGGCGTCGGGCCCGACGACCTGCGCATCGCCCAGCTGCTCACGCGCTTGCGCGACGGCACGGTCACCGAGGTCATCATCGCGACCGACCCCAACCTCGAAGGCGAGGCGACGGCGACCTACCTCTCGCGCCTGCTCGTGCAGCCGGGGCTGACGGTGTCGCGCCTCGCGAGCGGCCTGCCCGTGGGCGGCGACCTCGAGTACGCCGACGAGGTCACGCTCGGGCGGGCCTTCGAGGGGCGCCGCACGGTCGAACGCTGA